From Bombus vancouverensis nearcticus unplaced genomic scaffold, iyBomVanc1_principal scaffold0035, whole genome shotgun sequence, one genomic window encodes:
- the LOC117162946 gene encoding uncharacterized protein LOC117162946, whose protein sequence is MRILQTNLGRSRRAQDLLHQTIRESTVALAVVAEPYRVLDAPAWVGDTDGMVAVTWTSTPGAFAHGALLERGNVYAAVEWAGMMVVGVYVSPNSGRAAFEEFLDGVGDCVRRRLPRQVLVLGDFNAQSTEWGNARTNASGRMLPNWAAGLGLLLVNRGSTTKQQHGLKQILTLMPLQSFLRHG, encoded by the exons ATGCGCATCCTCCAGACTAACCTGGGAAGGTCAAGGCGAGCACAAGACCTGCTCCACCAAACCATCCGGGAGAGCACGGTCGCCCTAGCGGTGGTGGCGGAACCATACAGAGTTCTTGATGCCCCGGCGTGGGTCGGAGACACGGACGGAATGGTTGCCGTCACCTGGACATCAACGCCCGGGGCGTTCGCCCACGGAGCCCTGCTGGAACGCGGCAACGTGTACGCCGCGGTCGAGTGGGCAGGGATGATGGTGGTGGGGGTGTACGTGTCACCTAACAGCGGACGGGCAGCGTTCGAAGAATTCCTAGACGGAGTTGGCGACTGCGTCAGGCGACGACTCCCCCGACAAGTGCTCGTCCTGGGAGACTTCAACGCACAATCCACGGAATGGGGGAACGCCAGGACCAACGCGAGCGGCCGCATGCTACCAAACTGGGCCGCGGGACTTGGACTTCTGTTAGTGAACAGGGGCTCGACCA caaaacaacaacatggtttGAAGCAAATTCTAACTCTTATGCCGCTACAGAGCTTTTTAAGGCATGGATAA
- the LOC117161893 gene encoding uncharacterized protein LOC117161893: MAMKRLISLCRRFQRDKRFEADYRAVIQEYVELGHMTKITTDNCTDDGYFLPHHGVIKESSQTTKLRVVFDGSAPTTTGVSLNDVLHTGPKLQDDLFFILLRFRSHQYVITGDVEKMYRQFLVRPEDRKFQQILWRNSDGEVDTYQLNTVTFGLSAAPDLAIRCLKQLADDGGHRYPRAATVLQRDFYVDDVLTGVDRKVEARSWRTELTELLKLAGLNIRKWASNDRELLRRLSEQDINDKLLLGESQTFKTLGCSGNELHGFCDASERAFGACVYLRIITPDGHVWTRLLTAKSKVAPLKSQTIPRLELSGALLLASLATTVLQALPSNISRTVYWTDSTIVLHWINTSPHTLKTFVANRVTEIQQKTHTSDWRHIPTADNPADLISRGQSPEDFLRPAIWQHGPEWLQQPER, translated from the exons ATGGCGATGAAGCGACTCATTTCCCTCTGTCGTCGATTCCAACGAGACAAACGATTCGAAGCCGACTATCGCGCCGTGATACAAGAATATGTGGAATTAggacacatgacgaagattACCACGGACAACTGCACGGACGACGGATATTTTCTGCCACATCACGGCGTGATCAAAGAGTCCAGCCAAACTACAAAACTCCGAGTTGTGTTTGACGGATCTGCACCAACCACCACCGGAGTTTCATTAAACGACGTACTTCATACGGGACCGAAACTACAAGATGACTTATTCTTCATCCTTCTAAGATTTCGTTCTCATCAATACGTCATTACAGGCGATGTCGAAAAGATGTATCGACAATTTCTTGTGCGTCCAGAGGATcgaaaatttcaacaaattttgtGGCGCAATTCTGATGGAGAAGTTGACACCTATCAACTTAATACAGTGACATTCGGGCTGTCAGCGGCCCCTGATCTAGCCATTCGGTGCCTCAAACAACTGGCGGACGACGGGGGACATCGGTACCCACGAGCGGCGACGGTCTTACAGCGAGACTTCTACGTCGACGATGTTCTCACTGGAGTTGATAGAAAGGTCGAGGCACGATCATGGAGAACGGAGCTCACGGAACTGCTTAAACTAGCCGGCTTAAACATTCGAAAATGGGCATCGAACGACCGGGAACTGCTACGAAGACTTTCCGAGCAGGACATAAACGACAAGCTGCTACTAGGCGAATCGCAAACCTTCAAAACTCTGG GCTGCAGCGGAAATGAATTACACGGGTTCTGTGACGCTAGCGAAAGGGCTTTTGGGGCATGCGTTTACCTTCGTATCATCACTCCGGATGGTCATGTCTGGACACGACTCCTCACTGCAAAATCAAAGGTGGCTCCACTGAAATCACAAACCATTCCAAGGCTGGAACTGAGTGGAGCACTTCTTCTCGCATCATTGGCCACCACAGTCCTTCAAGCTTTACCAAGCAACATTTCTCGGACTGTTTACTGGACGGATTCTACAATCGTACTTCATTGGATCAATACATCACCCCATACGCTGAAAACCTTTGTCGCTAATCGTGTGACAGAAATTCAGCAGAAGACTCACACCTCAGATTGGCGTCACATTCCCACTGCCGATAACCCTGCAGATCTCATATCTCGAGGCCAATCACCCGAAGATTTCCTGCGACCAGCCATTTGGCAACATGGTCCGGAATGGCTCCAACAACCAGAAAGATAG